A single window of Eucalyptus grandis isolate ANBG69807.140 chromosome 1, ASM1654582v1, whole genome shotgun sequence DNA harbors:
- the LOC104440593 gene encoding lanC-like protein GCL2 produces the protein MADRFFPNTMPVFVPEAAAAAAASDDEDGGAVSAPGDSSLAKLLAKPYPVLSESFKRAALDLKETIVVQTWGATRQRVRDFTLYCGSLGTAFLLFRSYQITSNSNDLALCSQIIRACDSASAKSRDVTFICGRAGVCALGAVVAKYAGDTHSLTHYLNHFKEIKLSKSIPDELLYGRAGFLWACLFLNKHIGEGTAPSSTMRAVADEIFKNGRALAKRGGKSPLMFEWYGEKYWGAAHGLAGIMHVLMHMELKPDEMEDVKGTLKYMIRNRFPSGNYPSSEEDRNRDVLVHWCHGAPGIALTLVKAAEVFRDEEFLRAAVDAAEVVWNRGMLKRVGICHGISGNAYAFLSLYRVTGNTEFLYRAKAFACFLLDWALKLISTGEMHGGDNPYSLFEGIGGTAYLFLDMVEPSAARFPAYEL, from the exons CGAAGCTGCTCGCCAAGCCGTACCCGGTCCTCTCCGAGAGTTTCAAGCGCGCCGCTCTCGACCTCAAGGAAACC ATAGTGGTGCAGACGTGGGGTGCCACGAGGCAACGCGTGCGCGACTTCACTCTGTATTGCGGTTCTCTGGGAACCGCTTTCCTGCTCTTCAGATCCTATCAGATCACGAGCAACTCCAATGATCTCGCACTCTGCTCGCAGATCATCAGAGCTTGTGACTCTGCTTCTGCTAAATCCAg GGATGTGACGTTTATATGTGGGAGGGCTGGTGTCTGTGCTCTTGGTGCGGTTGTGGCTAAGTATGCGGGCGATACTCACTCCCTCACCCACTATCTAAACCACTTTAAAGAG ATTAAGTTGTCAAAGAGTATTCCGGATGAGTTGttatatgggcgagcaggatttcTATGGGCCTGCTTGTTCTTAAACAAGCACATTGGCGAGGGGACTGCTCCTTCATCAACCATG CGTGCTGTGGCAGATGAAATATTCAAAAATGGGAGAGCGTTGGCTAAGAGAGGAGGAAAGTCCCCACTGATGTTTGAATGGTATGGCGAAAAGTACTGGGGTGCTGCCCATGGATTGGCTGGCATAATGCATGTTTTAATGCATATGGAATTGAAACCAGATGAGATGGAAGATGTCAAGGGCACTCTTAAATACATGATTAGAAATAGATTCCCCAGTGGAAACTATCCATCCAGTGAGGAAGACAGGAACAGGGATGTTCTCGTGCATTGGTGTCATGGGGCCCCTGGGATTGCCCTCACATTAGTAAAAGCTGCTGAG GTCTTTCGAGATGAAGAATTCTTACGTGCTGCGGTTGATGCTGCGGAGGTAGTGTGGAATAGAGGGATGTTAAAGAGAGTTGGTATATGCCATGGTATAAGTGGGAATGCGTACGCGTTTCTCTCGCTCTACCGTGTCACAGGCAACACAGAGTTCTTGTACAGGGCAAAAGCATTTGCTTGCTTTCTTCTTGATTGGGCTCTCAAGCTTATTTCCACGGGAGAGATGCATGGAGGTGATAACCCCTACTCCCTCTTTGAAGGGATTGGAGGTACGGCTTATCTCTTTCTAGACATGGTAGAACCCTCAGCGGCCAGGTTTCCAGCCTATGAACTTTAA